The Candidatus Limnocylindrales bacterium genome has a segment encoding these proteins:
- a CDS encoding DUF4215 domain-containing protein: MVASLRTLTRRRSAFIAGLVAALAPCVSHAALRAIGHEFRPTTDERTREFACPAGDGTTGFVEFRCQESQPGHCADPNIGTLFATWRSADGNAVAEPIEIGMVYGSSGIPYDCAADGRIVVLREGYLRLIDRNGFLEVSTAICGGGPCWGPFALTATNDGFFVMWSDYTRGLVGRSFGGDGVATTAPRLLFKQDRLSVLLAANGLLQSDGSIVVAWREGTSAVSAMLVHPGGTADPPVPASEFPYLDQVAPLVLVREDGDRSIVAWQNVAEQAGWVARRIVSGDAPVTTTSTTTTTLEPDAEVFEKPISLGTTPAGDDTYFLARPGLIGDVHGRWAATWPDYSPADEYDEMETSIASSRDGALQWSLSETFHFDPYDSRLGATIATDGDSVALAAWPRRDGAILLRQSADGGQTWSEDSVLYAGVGFVEGFFGGYVGISDIALTPGGDGVWLATWSEAVVEYVSCWEDPGCIDYKDKVLICALRSARSFDAGSSWTEATTIAAGVCGERDLAVATDKDGQWLAIWRDWHWDGPDSVAGAWSSDNGQTWSEQEVIAADVRLPQRALSVAADEDQWVIAFARADWDEVTASLNSNIYVSRRDSGGGEWSDPAGIAPWNGETPVRDLYPSLEAAGDGLFGLAWSSHSAGAGLDADIVASFSHDGAASWTGPRLVDPEAREDPAKDLNPELVRAGEAWGVAWRARESSSNVIRFARTRGSCGNGEPDEPEQCDDGNDVDADGCDRTCRPTGCGSFVVTGDEQCDDGNTTDTDSCVDCRDAFCGDGFVEAGHEECDDANDVDGDGCLNDCRVARCGDAVVRAGVETCDDGDTSGNNDSCLSDCSLPVCGDGYVEIGPEECDDGNLADGDGCTSRCVLDPDCGFFSRSGLRVTATDALKVLKRATGLATRCPLRNCDRNGDDRVTASDALAALRSAVGLFAEGCSLPTGLVVRMTSDEKLGAVEFSLRFADAAGFIPAKGDGKPRCTIKVGAPTLSAIGWDDRHEVVAVSIVSVVGVQGPATLVECSYDPVSGPSLRDFQLTVQHATSSTGSALDPLPTLVVETR, from the coding sequence ATGGTCGCCTCGTTGCGCACGCTTACGCGAAGACGTTCGGCGTTCATTGCCGGCCTGGTTGCTGCACTCGCTCCGTGCGTTTCGCACGCCGCGCTCCGTGCCATCGGTCATGAATTCCGGCCGACGACCGACGAGCGCACGCGCGAGTTCGCATGTCCGGCCGGAGACGGCACCACCGGCTTCGTCGAGTTCCGTTGCCAGGAATCGCAGCCCGGGCACTGCGCCGATCCGAACATTGGAACACTGTTTGCCACATGGCGTTCGGCCGACGGCAACGCCGTCGCGGAACCGATCGAGATCGGAATGGTGTACGGCTCGTCCGGGATTCCGTACGACTGCGCTGCGGACGGCCGGATCGTGGTGCTGCGAGAAGGCTATCTTCGATTGATCGACCGCAACGGCTTCCTCGAAGTTTCCACTGCGATCTGTGGCGGCGGCCCTTGCTGGGGACCGTTCGCGCTGACCGCGACGAACGACGGGTTTTTCGTGATGTGGAGCGACTACACCCGCGGCCTGGTCGGGCGTTCGTTCGGCGGTGACGGCGTGGCGACGACTGCGCCACGTCTTCTTTTCAAGCAGGACCGCCTGTCCGTCCTGCTGGCGGCCAACGGCCTTCTTCAATCGGACGGCAGCATCGTCGTCGCATGGCGCGAGGGCACCTCGGCAGTCTCCGCGATGCTGGTGCATCCGGGCGGAACGGCCGATCCGCCGGTTCCCGCAAGCGAATTTCCATATCTGGATCAGGTTGCTCCACTCGTGCTCGTTCGCGAAGACGGCGATCGCAGCATCGTTGCATGGCAGAACGTTGCGGAGCAGGCCGGCTGGGTTGCACGCCGAATCGTGTCGGGCGATGCCCCGGTGACGACCACGAGCACGACGACGACCACGCTCGAGCCCGACGCCGAGGTCTTCGAAAAGCCGATCTCGCTCGGTACGACGCCAGCCGGCGACGACACGTACTTCCTGGCGCGGCCCGGACTGATCGGCGACGTGCACGGCCGGTGGGCAGCGACATGGCCGGATTACAGCCCAGCCGACGAATACGATGAGATGGAAACCAGCATCGCGAGCTCGCGCGACGGCGCGTTGCAATGGTCCCTTTCCGAAACGTTTCATTTCGACCCTTACGATTCTCGGCTCGGCGCAACGATCGCGACCGACGGCGACAGCGTGGCGCTTGCCGCATGGCCGCGCCGGGATGGTGCGATCCTGCTGCGCCAGTCGGCCGACGGTGGTCAGACGTGGAGCGAGGATTCGGTTCTGTACGCCGGGGTCGGCTTCGTCGAGGGCTTCTTCGGCGGGTACGTCGGGATCTCCGACATCGCGCTGACCCCTGGCGGCGACGGCGTCTGGCTCGCGACGTGGAGCGAAGCCGTCGTCGAGTACGTGTCCTGCTGGGAGGATCCCGGCTGCATCGACTACAAGGACAAAGTGCTCATCTGCGCGCTGCGTTCGGCACGCTCGTTCGATGCGGGATCGTCATGGACCGAAGCGACGACGATAGCCGCCGGCGTGTGCGGCGAGCGCGACCTCGCCGTCGCGACCGACAAAGACGGCCAGTGGCTCGCGATCTGGAGAGACTGGCATTGGGATGGACCCGACTCGGTCGCCGGAGCGTGGTCGTCCGACAACGGACAAACCTGGTCGGAGCAGGAAGTCATAGCTGCAGACGTACGCCTGCCTCAGCGCGCTCTTTCGGTCGCGGCCGACGAAGACCAATGGGTCATCGCATTCGCACGCGCCGACTGGGATGAGGTGACCGCCTCGCTGAACTCCAACATTTATGTTTCCCGGCGCGACAGCGGCGGCGGGGAATGGAGCGATCCTGCCGGCATCGCACCGTGGAACGGCGAGACTCCCGTGCGCGACCTCTATCCTTCGCTCGAGGCCGCCGGCGACGGACTGTTCGGCCTCGCGTGGTCGTCGCATTCGGCCGGCGCGGGCCTCGATGCGGATATCGTCGCATCGTTCTCGCACGATGGCGCAGCGTCCTGGACGGGCCCGCGGCTGGTCGATCCGGAGGCGCGCGAGGATCCGGCCAAGGATCTCAATCCGGAGCTGGTCCGCGCGGGCGAAGCATGGGGCGTCGCGTGGCGTGCGCGAGAGTCGTCGAGCAACGTGATCCGGTTCGCGAGAACGCGCGGAAGCTGCGGCAACGGCGAGCCCGACGAGCCCGAGCAGTGCGACGACGGCAACGACGTAGACGCCGACGGATGCGATCGCACCTGCCGCCCGACGGGATGCGGCAGCTTTGTCGTGACCGGCGATGAGCAATGCGACGACGGCAACACGACCGACACCGACTCGTGCGTCGATTGCCGCGACGCCTTCTGCGGCGACGGATTCGTCGAAGCCGGACACGAGGAATGCGACGACGCGAACGATGTCGATGGTGACGGCTGCCTGAACGACTGCCGGGTGGCCAGGTGCGGCGATGCCGTGGTTCGCGCCGGCGTCGAGACGTGCGACGACGGCGATACCAGCGGCAACAACGACTCGTGCCTGTCCGACTGCAGCCTTCCGGTCTGCGGCGACGGCTACGTCGAGATCGGTCCCGAGGAATGCGACGACGGCAACCTCGCCGACGGCGACGGCTGCACGAGCCGGTGCGTGCTCGATCCGGATTGCGGGTTCTTCAGCCGCTCCGGCCTGCGTGTGACGGCAACGGATGCGCTCAAGGTGCTCAAGCGGGCGACGGGTCTCGCGACGCGCTGCCCGCTGCGAAACTGCGATCGCAACGGCGACGATCGCGTGACCGCCAGCGATGCGCTCGCCGCGCTTCGCTCCGCCGTCGGCCTGTTCGCCGAGGGCTGCTCGCTGCCGACCGGCCTCGTCGTGCGAATGACGTCGGACGAGAAGCTCGGCGCCGTCGAGTTTTCCCTGCGCTTCGCCGACGCGGCCGGATTCATTCCCGCGAAGGGCGATGGCAAGCCGCGGTGTACGATCAAGGTCGGTGCACCGACGCTTTCCGCCATCGGATGGGACGACCGGCACGAGGTCGTGGCGGTCTCCATCGTCTCGGTCGTCGGCGTGCAGGGACCGGCGACGCTCGTCGAGTGCTCGTACGATCCGGTCTCCGGCCCGTCGCTGCGCGACTTCCAGCTGACCGTGCAGCATGCGACCTCGTCGACGGGATCGGCGCTCGATCCGCTGCCGACCCTCGTCGTCGAGACGCGCTGA